A stretch of Candidatus Thermoplasmatota archaeon DNA encodes these proteins:
- the pyrB gene encoding aspartate carbamoyltransferase has translation MKAGGLAGRHVVHAGDLSVEEIVRVLDEAERMLPFARGEKPTRAAQGRVLGALFFEPSTRTRLSFEAAMARLGGTSLGFAEPGVSSVSKGETLADTVRVASQYVDAIVLRHQHEGAARLASKYSRVPVVNGGDGAGQHPTQTLLDLFTIRREKGPIEKQRVGIVGDLKYGRTVHSLAHALSRFGAEMVFVAPPTLQMPKDALESLREMNARFTTESSLEKVVGGLDVVYVTRIQRERFPDPEEYNKVAGTYRIDAELLAKAKKGTIVLHPLPRVGEIAPEVDVTSHAKYFEQAFYGVPVRMALLSLLMGVEVA, from the coding sequence ATGAAGGCCGGAGGCCTTGCCGGGCGGCACGTCGTGCATGCGGGAGACCTTTCCGTCGAGGAGATCGTCCGCGTGCTCGACGAGGCCGAGCGCATGCTGCCCTTTGCGCGCGGCGAGAAGCCGACGCGCGCCGCGCAAGGCCGCGTCCTGGGCGCTCTTTTCTTCGAGCCCTCCACGCGCACGCGCCTTTCCTTCGAGGCGGCCATGGCGCGCCTGGGCGGGACCTCCCTGGGCTTTGCCGAGCCGGGGGTCTCCAGCGTCTCCAAGGGCGAAACGCTTGCCGACACCGTGCGCGTGGCAAGCCAGTACGTCGACGCCATCGTGCTGCGCCACCAGCACGAGGGCGCCGCGCGGCTGGCCAGCAAGTACAGCCGCGTGCCGGTCGTAAACGGCGGCGACGGCGCCGGCCAGCACCCCACCCAGACCCTGCTCGATCTCTTCACGATCCGCCGCGAGAAGGGGCCCATCGAGAAGCAGCGCGTGGGGATCGTGGGCGACCTCAAGTACGGCCGCACGGTGCACAGCCTGGCGCACGCCCTGTCCCGCTTCGGCGCCGAGATGGTCTTCGTGGCCCCGCCCACGCTGCAGATGCCCAAGGACGCGCTCGAGAGCCTGCGCGAGATGAACGCGAGGTTCACGACCGAGTCGAGCCTGGAGAAGGTGGTCGGCGGCCTCGACGTCGTGTACGTGACGCGCATCCAGCGCGAGCGGTTCCCCGATCCCGAGGAATACAACAAGGTCGCCGGGACCTACCGCATCGACGCCGAGCTTCTTGCCAAGGCCAAGAAGGGGACGATCGTCCTTCACCCGCTTCCCCGCGTCGGCGAGATCGCGCCCGAGGTGGACGTGACAAGCCACGCGAAGTACTTCGAACAGGCGTTCTACGGCGTGCCCGTCCGCATGGCGCTTCTCTCCTTGCTCATGGGGGTCGAGGTCGCATGA
- the pyrI gene encoding aspartate carbamoyltransferase regulatory subunit translates to MKELKVTPIRNGTVIDHINPGMALKVLRILKLPKPETRSSITAALNVPSKKGGKKDIVKVEDRELDPREVDKIALIAPKATINIIREYNVAEKHNVRIPQNVTGIVRCGNPNCITNQQEPVAPQFSVAATDPPRLRCHYCDRELQDVAEHIV, encoded by the coding sequence ATGAAGGAGCTCAAGGTCACGCCCATCCGCAACGGCACGGTCATCGACCACATCAACCCGGGCATGGCGCTCAAGGTCCTGCGCATCCTCAAGCTCCCCAAGCCCGAGACGCGAAGCTCCATCACCGCCGCCCTCAACGTGCCGAGCAAGAAGGGCGGCAAGAAGGACATCGTCAAGGTGGAGGACCGCGAGCTCGATCCGCGCGAGGTGGACAAGATCGCGCTCATCGCGCCCAAGGCCACGATCAACATCATCCGCGAGTACAACGTGGCCGAGAAGCACAACGTCCGCATCCCGCAGAACGTCACGGGCATCGTGCGATGCGGCAACCCGAACTGCATCACGAACCAGCAGGAGCCCGTTGCGCCCCAATTCTCGGTTGCCGCGACGGACCCGCCCCGCCTTCGCTGCCACTACTGCGACCGCGAATTGCAGGACGTGGCCGAACACATCGTGTGA